A window of Aigarchaeota archaeon contains these coding sequences:
- a CDS encoding 30S ribosomal protein S11, whose amino-acid sequence MSETKQQVEQKQSQKKPLWGIVHIYSSYNNIIVHVTDLSGAETIARASGGMFVDAGRLEPTPYAATRAANYAMEIAKQKGISAVHIRVRAPGGVKARTPGPGAQAAIRAVARSGVQIGRIEDVTPLPHDSIRKKGGRRGRRV is encoded by the coding sequence ATGAGTGAAACTAAGCAACAAGTTGAACAGAAACAGAGTCAAAAGAAACCCTTATGGGGAATCGTCCATATATACTCCAGTTATAACAACATCATAGTCCACGTAACTGACTTGAGCGGAGCCGAAACGATCGCCAGGGCTTCTGGCGGAATGTTTGTTGACGCGGGAAGACTCGAACCGACACCATACGCTGCCACAAGGGCGGCCAACTACGCCATGGAGATCGCCAAGCAAAAAGGGATATCCGCAGTCCATATTAGAGTGAGGGCACCCGGTGGCGTGAAAGCGAGGACACCAGGCCCAGGTGCGCAGGCGGCTATTAGGGCAGTAGCCAGGTCTGGTGTTCAGATCGGCAGGATAGAGGATGTTACACCTCTTCCTCATGACAGCATAAGAAAGAAAGGTGGAAGGAGAGGAAGAAGGGTCTAG
- a CDS encoding type 1 glutamine amidotransferase produces the protein MSLSGKSVAILAGPDYEDLELHYPLLRFKEEGADVKVVAPTKDLYKGKHGLSIVPDLTIDEALSKDFDILIIPGGWAPDRLRRDSRIVEFVKKHGQKGAIIGAICHGPQLLISAKLLNGKKATCVSGIKDDVINAGATFIDAPVVVDGNIITSRVPDDLPSFCKAIIEEASKLKRK, from the coding sequence TTGAGCCTTTCGGGTAAAAGTGTCGCTATACTTGCGGGTCCTGATTACGAAGACTTAGAACTCCATTATCCGTTGCTCAGGTTTAAGGAGGAAGGGGCCGACGTAAAAGTCGTGGCACCGACGAAGGACTTGTACAAGGGCAAACACGGCCTCTCTATAGTTCCGGACTTAACCATCGACGAGGCCCTTAGTAAGGACTTTGACATCCTTATAATTCCTGGCGGCTGGGCTCCCGATAGGTTAAGGAGAGATAGCAGGATCGTGGAATTTGTTAAGAAACATGGACAGAAGGGTGCTATAATAGGCGCAATATGTCACGGACCACAGCTTCTGATATCCGCCAAACTTCTGAACGGAAAGAAGGCTACGTGTGTTAGCGGAATTAAGGACGACGTGATAAACGCCGGTGCGACGTTTATAGATGCTCCGGTGGTCGTGGACGGTAACATAATAACCTCCAGGGTGCCCGATGACCTCCCAAGCTTCTGCAAGGCAATAATAGAAGAGGCTTCTAAGCTTAAGAGGAAGTAA
- a CDS encoding DUF1152 domain-containing protein, translating into MDWDLFDLKGTRKVAVVGIGGGGDVLGTIPTRNSLKRSKFDVLIGSVVWERFVVDPKPGPRSLDELDNVEDILSETVCLAGSRTRIRGGAVPQACRLSAKLGEKVLLLDITKGAKGLASGIRKMVDKLGMSFVVGIDVGGDVLATGKEEGLRSPLCDSLTLAAMVNSGVNSIVGVVGLGCDGELKPQELESRLSEIASMGGLLGALGMTKDDIKLMEFLSEGLNTEASKLTIMAAKGVRGDVLIRDGTRTAYVSVFSSITFLLDAQIVYKTSELAKAVANSESIDEANEAMHSLGVETELDFERDVERLGIKSYRDYVLRMGK; encoded by the coding sequence ATGGATTGGGATCTTTTCGACTTAAAGGGTACTAGAAAGGTCGCAGTAGTGGGCATAGGCGGTGGCGGCGATGTACTAGGAACAATACCTACAAGAAACTCATTAAAAAGGAGCAAATTCGACGTACTTATAGGATCCGTCGTATGGGAAAGGTTTGTAGTAGACCCAAAACCTGGCCCGAGGTCTTTGGATGAGTTAGATAATGTTGAAGATATTCTAAGCGAAACGGTATGCTTGGCAGGAAGCCGAACGAGAATAAGAGGTGGAGCCGTTCCACAAGCTTGTAGACTCTCCGCAAAGTTAGGCGAGAAGGTTCTACTATTGGACATAACAAAGGGAGCCAAGGGTCTTGCAAGCGGCATTCGTAAGATGGTCGATAAACTCGGTATGAGTTTCGTTGTTGGGATAGACGTTGGAGGTGACGTTCTAGCTACTGGAAAAGAAGAGGGACTTAGATCCCCGCTATGCGACTCGTTAACGCTTGCGGCGATGGTTAACTCGGGGGTCAATAGCATAGTTGGTGTGGTGGGATTAGGATGCGATGGTGAACTTAAACCGCAGGAGTTAGAGTCAAGATTGTCTGAAATCGCCTCGATGGGTGGTTTACTTGGTGCATTGGGTATGACAAAAGACGACATAAAGCTTATGGAGTTTTTATCTGAAGGGTTGAACACAGAGGCGAGTAAGCTGACGATCATGGCGGCCAAGGGTGTTAGAGGTGATGTGCTGATAAGGGATGGGACGAGAACTGCATACGTGTCTGTCTTCTCGAGCATAACGTTTTTACTTGACGCGCAGATAGTTTACAAAACGAGCGAATTAGCAAAGGCCGTGGCAAACTCGGAGTCGATAGATGAAGCAAACGAGGCTATGCATTCTTTAGGGGTAGAAACAGAGTTGGACTTTGAGAGGGACGTCGAGAGGCTTGGTATCAAGTCTTACAGAGATTATGTTCTAAGGATGGGGAAATAA
- a CDS encoding DNA methyltransferase, with protein sequence MLKEFNIGRGNWVLDPFLGSGTTSLACMEVGVNSCGVDSSPLAVFVSQTKTTRYDADLLEKVSESLFSTPFSRPSLDNLDPLVKRAFSRPVLEDVVFFRDKISEIDENVKGFFMLALMRAAMEVSYAYKDGGVIKIIKKPTPPFRKFFRRIVKKMIMDVRSIKLEDCEAKIMLGDARMLQLPDEIFDAIITSPPYLNKIEYTTVYKIEYELFLPGVKVDAVRSYLGLNPKNIQDPFPELDLPIIARAYFSDMRKALSEMFRVLKPKGKVALVVAGGVFPDRVVESDLLIARLAKDLGFNVNKICVVNRRIATTKRVIKIGEAKESIVFMEKP encoded by the coding sequence ATGCTTAAGGAGTTTAATATAGGTAGAGGAAATTGGGTACTCGATCCGTTTCTCGGATCTGGGACAACATCGCTTGCCTGCATGGAAGTCGGTGTAAACTCTTGCGGCGTAGACTCCTCGCCCCTTGCGGTATTCGTATCACAAACTAAGACTACTAGGTATGACGCAGATTTATTAGAAAAGGTATCGGAGTCTTTATTCTCAACCCCTTTCTCCAGACCCTCGCTAGATAATCTCGACCCGCTCGTAAAGAGAGCATTCAGCAGACCGGTTCTTGAAGACGTTGTCTTCTTCAGAGATAAGATATCTGAAATTGACGAGAACGTAAAGGGTTTTTTCATGCTGGCTCTTATGAGGGCGGCCATGGAAGTCTCCTACGCTTACAAGGATGGCGGTGTGATAAAGATCATAAAGAAACCGACACCACCTTTCAGGAAGTTCTTCAGAAGGATCGTTAAGAAGATGATCATGGACGTTAGATCAATAAAGCTTGAGGATTGTGAAGCTAAGATAATGCTCGGCGATGCGAGGATGCTCCAGTTGCCCGACGAGATCTTCGATGCAATAATAACATCACCACCGTATCTAAACAAGATAGAGTACACGACGGTATACAAGATAGAGTACGAGCTCTTCCTACCTGGTGTCAAGGTAGATGCGGTTCGTTCTTACTTGGGTCTAAATCCTAAAAACATTCAGGATCCTTTTCCTGAGTTGGATCTACCCATAATCGCGAGAGCTTACTTCTCGGATATGCGGAAAGCTCTCTCAGAGATGTTCAGGGTCCTTAAGCCTAAGGGCAAGGTGGCTCTAGTAGTCGCGGGTGGTGTCTTTCCTGATAGAGTAGTCGAGTCGGATCTGCTGATCGCGAGGTTGGCGAAAGACTTAGGCTTTAATGTCAACAAGATATGCGTAGTAAACAGAAGGATTGCAACGACGAAGAGAGTTATAAAGATCGGCGAGGCGAAGGAGAGCATAGTTTTTATGGAAAAACCATAA
- a CDS encoding PAC2 family protein, whose translation MAYEVSDLIKIKEYKRPNVRGGIVIDGFPSSSLVTPLVASYLVAHLNMDQVAFIESAHFPPVAFIYGGKPRYPARVYVEEELKLVAFVSEFNLPLWLSRSVANKIIDWSLRNGCEMVISTLSIPKESGDAKIYGIGSTGRAREMLSNAGIEQLSVGVVPGVPGVLLCEGRWNNFDVVVLLAEVTEYTPLFAAAAMLLEALTRLVPRIKIDLEPLYKEAKAMQDRLQSLREVAQAAERKPMYA comes from the coding sequence ATGGCATACGAAGTCTCCGATTTAATAAAGATTAAGGAATACAAAAGACCCAACGTAAGAGGAGGCATCGTGATAGATGGGTTCCCATCTTCGAGTCTAGTAACGCCGCTTGTAGCCAGCTATCTTGTAGCGCATCTGAACATGGACCAGGTAGCCTTCATAGAGTCTGCCCATTTCCCCCCTGTTGCCTTTATCTACGGAGGTAAGCCGAGGTATCCTGCGAGGGTATACGTTGAGGAGGAGCTAAAGCTGGTGGCGTTCGTGTCGGAGTTTAACCTACCGCTATGGCTTTCGAGAAGTGTGGCAAACAAGATCATAGATTGGTCTTTGAGGAATGGTTGCGAAATGGTAATCTCAACGTTAAGCATTCCTAAAGAATCCGGAGATGCGAAAATTTACGGCATAGGTAGTACAGGGAGGGCGAGGGAAATGTTATCGAATGCCGGTATAGAACAGCTAAGCGTAGGTGTCGTCCCTGGTGTACCGGGAGTCCTGCTCTGTGAAGGGAGGTGGAACAACTTCGACGTCGTTGTGCTTTTAGCAGAAGTAACGGAGTATACGCCACTTTTTGCCGCGGCTGCGATGTTGCTAGAAGCTTTAACGAGGCTCGTGCCTAGGATAAAGATAGATCTAGAGCCGCTATACAAAGAAGCTAAGGCCATGCAAGATAGGCTACAATCGTTAAGAGAAGTTGCACAGGCAGCTGAAAGGAAGCCCATGTATGCCTGA
- a CDS encoding iron-sulfur cluster assembly protein, with translation MPTVKQVIDVLKNCYDPEIPINIVDLGLIYDVQVRDDASVYVKMTLTAPACPIARFLVEQVKEAIMNGVKGVRRVDVDLVFDPPWNPGMMSEEAKKMLGIK, from the coding sequence ATGCCCACTGTGAAGCAGGTTATAGACGTACTCAAGAACTGCTACGACCCAGAGATTCCAATAAATATAGTGGACCTAGGGCTCATATACGATGTCCAAGTGAGGGACGATGCCAGCGTTTACGTTAAGATGACTCTCACGGCTCCAGCTTGCCCAATAGCCCGTTTTCTCGTGGAGCAAGTAAAGGAGGCTATAATGAACGGAGTGAAAGGTGTTCGAAGGGTCGATGTGGACTTGGTATTTGATCCGCCATGGAATCCAGGTATGATGAGTGAAGAAGCTAAGAAGATGCTTGGTATTAAATGA
- a CDS encoding MBL fold metallo-hydrolase: MRLTFLGTGSIIPTVNRFSSAILLEVEDDRLLLDCGPGTLEKLRMVRVDPNTISRVFLTHYHIDHVLDLPAIVKVRAFDRSGGPSLSPLCLRVYGPPGLNTFVNHLFKEISQFRYLSENLLCFRYLKLKEVTKGLVDETSTWRVTCTPVKHYGGVAYKIEAENKSVVYSGDTIPDENLIEFAMHADVLIHECSFPDEQLLGLHTSEKGLARVAAKVRPRLLMPVHLYPAWEGREEELKTLLTKAFGGSVIVPKDLESYEI, encoded by the coding sequence ATGAGGCTTACATTTCTCGGTACGGGCTCAATAATACCGACAGTCAATAGATTTTCCTCAGCGATACTTCTTGAAGTAGAAGATGATAGGCTGCTGTTGGACTGCGGTCCTGGGACCCTAGAAAAGCTCAGGATGGTTCGTGTAGACCCAAACACAATATCCAGAGTTTTCTTGACCCATTATCATATAGACCATGTGCTCGATCTTCCAGCCATCGTAAAAGTAAGAGCCTTCGACCGCTCTGGTGGGCCTTCATTAAGTCCTTTATGTCTTAGAGTTTACGGTCCGCCGGGCTTAAATACATTCGTGAATCATCTTTTTAAAGAAATATCTCAGTTCAGGTACCTTTCGGAAAACCTCCTGTGCTTCAGGTACCTTAAGCTGAAAGAGGTAACAAAAGGTCTTGTGGATGAAACTTCTACATGGCGCGTAACATGTACACCGGTCAAGCATTACGGCGGCGTGGCATATAAGATCGAGGCTGAAAATAAGAGCGTAGTTTACTCTGGGGATACGATTCCAGATGAAAACCTAATAGAGTTTGCGATGCATGCAGATGTTTTGATACATGAGTGCTCGTTTCCGGACGAGCAACTCTTAGGACTTCATACTTCGGAAAAGGGGTTGGCTAGAGTGGCCGCTAAAGTAAGACCAAGACTTCTGATGCCCGTCCATCTCTACCCGGCGTGGGAAGGAAGAGAGGAAGAACTGAAGACGTTACTGACCAAAGCCTTTGGTGGGAGCGTAATTGTACCTAAGGACCTTGAAAGTTACGAAATTTAA
- a CDS encoding valine--tRNA ligase — protein sequence MAPKIQEKTWNPSIEKKMLEVWELENLYTFNIRSKKKKFVIDTPPPYPSGRPWHIGAAAQYSQIDMIARTARMMGYEVLFPIGIDRNGIPVELYVEKVYKVSMRSVPRKDFIELCSKALNELEAEMLSIMRRMGLSADFKNYYRTDSPEYRALTQKTFIKLWNEGLIYEATRPNNYCWECGTTIADAEVEYEELPAKLVYMKFKVKETNEDLIVASTRPELLCSCKAVIVNPSDERYTHIHGLHAIVPLYSTEVPIIPHPAAKPEFGTGVMMVCSYGDYTDVQLFRELGLEEVVAIGEDGMMTEKAGRYAGLKVEDARKKIIEDMEREGFLVKVEDIVHRTPICERSKTPIEIIPMKEYYLKQLYVVKDLDRLARKMKFHPEMHRQLLLDWINSLKIDYPISRRRYYATEIPIWYCKGCGAALVPPPNRYYRPWCEPPPFERCEKCGGTEFIGEDRTFDTWMDSSISPLFITKYGSDPKFYKALYPVSLRPQGKDIVRTWLYYTVLRCYQLTGKEPFKHVWISGLGLDEKGEKMSKSKGNVIDPVPILEKYGADAFRFWNAQEASLGYDFRISEAKIASATKFLTKLWNLSRFVSSFPIPKRAKLTPTDRWILAELSILIRESLKHYKDFNFFYPARLIRDFVWNVFADHYVEIVKTRAYGLGFTKGEQRAAWFTLHTVLKNVLLLLAPIVPFITDALWRQLYGKGSIHLETFPKAIWPTAYKKFTEPIIEFNSSIWAKKKSLGLSLKDPIKCEIPKKLKTFEKDLRAMHNIKDD from the coding sequence CTGGCACCGAAAATACAGGAAAAAACATGGAACCCGTCGATTGAAAAGAAGATGCTCGAAGTTTGGGAGTTGGAAAACCTATACACGTTTAATATAAGGAGTAAGAAGAAAAAATTTGTCATAGATACGCCGCCACCGTACCCATCAGGAAGACCATGGCACATAGGAGCAGCAGCCCAATACTCACAGATCGATATGATAGCAAGGACCGCGAGGATGATGGGCTACGAGGTGCTGTTCCCTATAGGCATCGATAGAAATGGCATACCCGTCGAGCTTTACGTCGAAAAAGTGTATAAGGTCTCCATGAGGTCTGTGCCAAGAAAAGACTTCATCGAGCTTTGTAGTAAGGCCCTCAATGAGCTGGAGGCAGAGATGCTATCAATAATGCGGAGGATGGGCTTAAGTGCTGACTTCAAGAACTATTACAGAACAGATTCTCCGGAGTACAGGGCCCTAACTCAGAAGACTTTTATCAAGTTGTGGAATGAAGGCTTGATCTATGAGGCAACAAGGCCGAACAACTACTGTTGGGAGTGCGGAACGACGATAGCGGATGCTGAGGTCGAGTACGAAGAACTCCCGGCAAAACTCGTCTACATGAAGTTTAAGGTCAAGGAGACCAACGAAGATTTGATAGTTGCGTCAACGAGGCCTGAACTTCTGTGTTCTTGTAAGGCCGTCATAGTGAACCCAAGCGATGAAAGGTACACCCACATTCATGGTTTGCACGCTATAGTTCCGCTATACTCGACAGAAGTACCTATAATACCGCATCCGGCAGCCAAGCCTGAGTTCGGTACCGGCGTCATGATGGTATGCAGTTATGGCGACTACACAGACGTTCAACTATTCAGGGAGCTTGGCTTGGAAGAGGTCGTGGCGATAGGTGAAGACGGAATGATGACTGAAAAGGCAGGCAGGTACGCGGGTCTAAAGGTTGAAGACGCAAGAAAGAAGATAATCGAGGACATGGAACGTGAAGGATTTCTTGTAAAGGTCGAGGACATAGTCCATAGAACCCCGATATGCGAAAGGAGCAAGACACCTATAGAAATCATCCCGATGAAGGAGTACTACCTCAAACAGCTTTACGTGGTGAAGGACTTAGATAGGTTGGCAAGGAAGATGAAGTTCCACCCGGAGATGCATAGGCAGCTTCTGCTGGACTGGATAAACTCTCTCAAGATAGATTATCCTATATCCAGACGCAGGTATTATGCTACCGAGATACCGATCTGGTACTGTAAGGGTTGTGGTGCGGCCCTTGTACCGCCACCTAACAGGTACTATAGGCCATGGTGCGAACCGCCTCCTTTTGAACGATGTGAGAAATGCGGCGGTACGGAATTCATCGGCGAGGATAGAACATTTGATACATGGATGGATTCAAGTATCTCACCGCTCTTCATCACTAAGTACGGTAGCGATCCAAAATTCTATAAGGCCCTGTACCCTGTTAGTCTCAGACCACAGGGCAAGGACATAGTCAGAACTTGGCTCTACTACACGGTTCTCAGATGTTATCAACTTACGGGAAAGGAACCCTTCAAGCACGTTTGGATATCGGGCTTAGGCCTCGACGAGAAAGGAGAGAAGATGAGTAAGAGCAAGGGCAACGTCATAGACCCGGTCCCTATACTAGAGAAGTACGGCGCCGATGCTTTCAGGTTCTGGAATGCGCAAGAAGCCAGCTTAGGTTACGACTTTAGGATATCAGAGGCAAAGATAGCCAGCGCCACAAAGTTTCTTACAAAGCTCTGGAACCTGTCAAGGTTTGTATCATCCTTTCCGATACCAAAGAGGGCGAAGCTCACACCGACGGATAGATGGATACTCGCAGAGCTCTCAATCTTAATACGCGAATCCTTAAAACATTATAAAGACTTCAACTTCTTCTATCCCGCTAGGTTGATCAGGGACTTCGTCTGGAACGTCTTCGCCGATCATTATGTAGAGATCGTTAAGACCAGAGCCTATGGATTAGGGTTCACGAAAGGTGAGCAGAGAGCTGCTTGGTTTACATTACACACAGTACTTAAGAACGTCCTATTGCTACTGGCACCAATAGTTCCCTTCATAACGGATGCGTTGTGGAGACAGCTCTACGGTAAAGGCAGTATACACCTGGAGACTTTCCCGAAAGCTATATGGCCTACCGCGTACAAGAAGTTTACTGAGCCTATCATCGAGTTCAACTCCAGCATTTGGGCAAAGAAGAAGAGCCTAGGCCTTTCTTTGAAGGATCCTATAAAATGTGAGATACCAAAGAAGCTCAAGACCTTCGAGAAAGACCTCAGGGCTATGCATAACATAAAGGATGATTAA
- a CDS encoding MogA/MoaB family molybdenum cofactor biosynthesis protein — protein sequence MSHELHRKKAPKKVNVAIVTVSTSRYEQKMRGENYADESGDILTNGMLAKGYEVVHRELIGDGIEQVRSVLLALLKRNDVDVIVFCGGTGITKSDLTIEAVEPYLEKRLDGFAELFRMISYQKVGSAAMLSRAMAGVVREKLVVCIPGSPDAAKTTIELLADELPHIVYMAKS from the coding sequence ATGTCTCATGAACTTCATAGGAAAAAAGCACCAAAAAAGGTCAACGTAGCTATAGTAACTGTAAGCACTTCCAGATACGAGCAAAAGATGAGGGGCGAGAATTATGCCGACGAATCTGGCGATATTTTGACAAACGGAATGCTTGCTAAGGGCTATGAGGTAGTGCACCGCGAGCTAATTGGCGATGGTATCGAACAAGTGAGATCAGTATTGCTCGCTTTGCTGAAAAGAAACGATGTGGATGTAATAGTGTTTTGCGGTGGAACTGGTATAACGAAGTCTGACCTTACGATAGAGGCTGTTGAACCGTACTTGGAAAAGAGGCTAGATGGGTTTGCTGAACTTTTCCGGATGATAAGCTACCAAAAGGTGGGCTCTGCTGCAATGCTCTCACGAGCAATGGCCGGCGTAGTTAGGGAGAAATTAGTCGTCTGCATACCAGGCTCACCTGACGCTGCCAAAACTACTATTGAGCTCCTTGCTGACGAGTTGCCGCACATAGTTTACATGGCAAAGAGCTAA
- the dcd gene encoding dCTP deaminase: MAILSDLDLLNYIRSGRLLIEPFDESIVRENGVDLRIGGTIARMKNIGKPLDTRNDNVEEFYTIERGSSFIINPREHVLLHTKEYIRLPVDLMGFVNLRSSYARVGLVIPPTIIDANFEGQLTIELVGGDFPVKLYENDRFIHVVFSKLTSPVEKPYRGKYQGQTGIRLPSFK; this comes from the coding sequence TTGGCTATACTAAGCGACTTGGACTTGTTAAATTACATCAGGAGCGGAAGGTTGTTAATAGAACCGTTCGATGAGAGTATAGTTAGAGAAAACGGTGTGGATCTTAGGATCGGTGGAACGATAGCTAGGATGAAGAACATCGGAAAGCCCCTCGATACTAGGAACGACAACGTCGAGGAGTTTTACACCATTGAAAGAGGCAGCAGCTTTATCATAAACCCTAGGGAGCACGTCCTTCTTCACACGAAGGAATACATCAGACTTCCAGTCGACCTAATGGGCTTCGTCAACCTTAGGAGCAGTTATGCGAGAGTGGGTTTGGTTATACCTCCCACGATAATAGACGCCAACTTTGAAGGGCAACTAACGATAGAGCTGGTTGGCGGAGATTTTCCTGTCAAACTTTACGAGAACGACAGGTTCATACATGTGGTCTTCTCTAAGCTTACATCACCTGTGGAGAAGCCCTATAGGGGGAAATACCAAGGACAGACGGGTATAAGGCTCCCTTCCTTCAAATAA
- the moaC gene encoding cyclic pyranopterin monophosphate synthase MoaC: MEIKQVDISEKVPEKRIAIAAGRIRLRPETVERIRKGEVEKGDPFQVARLAGIQAAKLTPLLMPLCHQLKLEHVEIELRLTDSTVEAMAKVTATEKTGVEMEALTALTVALLNIWDVLKAYEKDEKGQYPITEITNIRVVSKVKQSVDVS, from the coding sequence ATGGAAATAAAGCAGGTCGATATATCGGAGAAAGTCCCCGAGAAAAGGATTGCAATAGCCGCAGGTCGTATAAGACTAAGGCCTGAGACTGTAGAGCGTATAAGAAAGGGCGAAGTGGAGAAAGGCGATCCATTCCAAGTGGCTAGACTCGCCGGAATACAGGCAGCCAAACTCACGCCCTTACTAATGCCGTTATGTCATCAGCTCAAGCTAGAGCACGTTGAGATAGAACTGAGGCTTACTGACTCGACGGTGGAAGCAATGGCAAAGGTCACCGCTACAGAAAAAACCGGTGTGGAGATGGAGGCACTTACTGCTCTGACAGTCGCTCTGCTTAATATTTGGGATGTGCTCAAAGCATATGAGAAGGATGAAAAAGGTCAATATCCTATTACAGAGATAACGAACATCAGAGTTGTCAGCAAGGTGAAACAGAGCGTTGATGTCTCATGA
- a CDS encoding NAD(P)/FAD-dependent oxidoreductase: MISYDYDVIVVGAGPAGVSAAKAAALGDAKTLLLEKCPTIMANKPCGEATSQTTFKTAGVEPKPSIVLNKAYARVYAPNMKYVEIKDVGFLINKSLFIQEIAAQAAEAGADIHVREEVVSVWRDGDAMKVKTNRDEYSAKVVIGADGYNSTVARCLGINERSEPIPTIQYVMVNCKLECTDVVRFFLGNDIAPGGYAWIFPKSEKVAEVGIGVRGAPAKLYLDKFVKMFEKELGNAKIIDYRGAPVPIGGMIKEYILDGVILIGDAAGMVIPLTGAGIHSSIAAGLAAGEVAAKACHEGNVSKSRLLEFNDKYEPWIVRIKKSLKVMRALEKMTDDELNLLQTLLDASDILDLANGLNVKRVAMKLLSHPIFAIKLAKALL, encoded by the coding sequence ATGATCAGTTATGACTACGATGTCATAGTTGTTGGTGCTGGACCGGCTGGTGTCTCGGCGGCGAAGGCAGCAGCTTTAGGTGATGCCAAGACTTTACTGTTGGAGAAGTGTCCGACTATCATGGCAAACAAACCGTGCGGTGAGGCAACGAGTCAAACAACATTTAAAACTGCTGGTGTTGAGCCTAAGCCCAGTATAGTCCTCAACAAGGCGTACGCAAGAGTTTATGCACCGAACATGAAGTATGTGGAGATAAAGGACGTTGGATTTCTGATAAATAAATCGCTCTTCATACAGGAAATAGCAGCTCAGGCTGCTGAGGCTGGTGCTGATATACACGTAAGGGAGGAGGTGGTTTCAGTTTGGAGAGATGGAGATGCTATGAAAGTTAAGACGAACCGTGACGAATACTCGGCAAAGGTTGTCATAGGTGCCGATGGATATAATTCAACAGTGGCTAGGTGTCTTGGAATAAACGAGCGCTCTGAACCAATACCTACCATTCAGTATGTGATGGTTAACTGTAAGCTCGAATGTACAGATGTTGTAAGATTCTTTCTCGGCAACGATATAGCTCCGGGTGGATACGCGTGGATATTTCCCAAAAGCGAGAAGGTAGCAGAAGTCGGCATAGGTGTGAGGGGCGCCCCAGCCAAACTTTATCTTGATAAGTTTGTTAAGATGTTTGAGAAGGAGCTTGGAAATGCCAAGATAATCGACTATAGGGGCGCTCCCGTACCCATCGGCGGAATGATAAAGGAATACATACTGGATGGTGTCATACTAATAGGAGATGCTGCTGGAATGGTCATACCTTTGACGGGCGCGGGCATACACTCATCAATAGCCGCAGGCCTTGCAGCAGGAGAGGTTGCCGCAAAAGCATGTCATGAAGGCAACGTATCAAAGAGTAGACTTTTAGAATTCAACGATAAGTATGAGCCTTGGATAGTGAGAATAAAAAAGAGCTTAAAGGTCATGCGTGCTCTAGAAAAGATGACGGACGACGAACTGAACTTGCTTCAAACATTGCTTGACGCGTCGGACATACTCGACCTAGCAAACGGCCTCAATGTCAAAAGGGTTGCTATGAAGCTATTGTCCCATCCAATATTTGCAATAAAACTCGCGAAAGCGCTTCTTTGA